The following are encoded in a window of Castanea sativa cultivar Marrone di Chiusa Pesio chromosome 5, ASM4071231v1 genomic DNA:
- the LOC142637430 gene encoding uncharacterized protein LOC142637430 isoform X1: protein MAFLFNKFQEVVKTLAKSPTFARDPRQLQFEADINRLFLYTSYNRLGRDAGEADAEEIIEMASKASLANQQKLVQENIHAQIKSFSMYMDEILLPNSKRIGEAHELPPQPTAAPCQSGLGFAVGRHDQPTERPGMGVGFTTGFWAICGAFFFSRTWRHAFSDLLMTLKIGCM, encoded by the exons ATGGCTTTTCTATTCAACAAATTCCAAgag GTTGTGAAAACTCTTGCGAAAAGTCCTACTTTTGCTAGGGATCCAAGACAGTTACAATTTGAAGCAGACATAAATAGATTGTTTCTATATACCAG CTACAACCGTTTGGGAAGGGATGCTGGGGAGGCAGATGCAGAGGAGATCATTGAAATGGCTAGTAAAGCCTCTCTTGCTAATCAACAGAAGCTAGTCCAAGAAAACATCCATGCTCAGATTAAAAGTTTCTCCATGTATATGGATGAAATTCTTCTTCCTAATTCTAAAAGGATAGGTGAGGCACACGAATTGCCTCCACAACCAACAGCTGCTCCTTGTCAGAGTGGCCTTGGTTTTGCTGTTGGCAGGCATGACCAACCTACTGAACGTCCTG GTATGGGAGTTGGATTCACAACTGGTTTTTGGGCAATTTGTGGAGCTTTCTTCTTCAGTAGGACTTGGAGGCATGCTTTTTCAGATTTGCTGATGACATTAAAGATTGGATGTATGTGA
- the LOC142634195 gene encoding receptor-like protein EIX2, whose protein sequence is MGASDATHMLFLLWFFAATFSLSFFKTMSNEVSCNEKDKQALLSLKRGLIDPFNLLSSWSSQEDCCRWDGVHCDNKTSRVTELHLAYTGIGGEISRSLLELEFLNYLDLSFNDFNRTPIPTFLGSMGNLTHLDLSDANFSGLIPHQLGNLSSLCYLYLGSNFDLYADNLYWMSGLFSIRYIDLSSVDLHKEADWLQIMSKFSSLSELYLSNCKLDSLNPSLGFVNFTSLQVLYLSGNHFNHEIPNWFSNLSTSLLKLYLDDSSLKGEIPPSIFNLEKLEYLSLYPNHLIGKIPESLGQLKHLTYLDLSFNSLNGPIPLSVGNLSHMRTLSLNQNQLNGTIPKSLGLLSNLEELYIQNNFLTGTINEGHFKKLSKLKDLSMSQTQLFFNVNSNWVPPFQLEYVSMSSIKIGPNFPSWLQSQRSLGFLDMSTSGISSKAPSWFWNWTSNVEAIDLSDNHIEGDLSNIFLNSTVINLRSNHFKGRFPLLSENVKVLNIANNSYSGPISTFLCQKVIRKNKLVVLDVSNNLLSGELSHCWRYWKSLIHLNLGSNSLAGRIPYSMGALVNLQSLRLQNNNISGDIPSSFKNCSNFGLIDIGNNHLTGIIPPWIGEMTNLLVLRLRSNEFKGRIPPQICQLSSLRVLDLADNSLFGVIPNCLKNISAMALPEPNIQVFPFDPLKYMYGYVSYIENLKLVPKGKELEYARNLEFVKIIDLSNNNLSGSIPTEICVLFELRFLNLSRNHLMGKIPEKIGSMKELESIDLSRNHLSGIIPPSVSNLTFLSYLDLSYNNFYGRIPSSTQLQSFDALSYVGNPQLCGDPLPKNCTIEEESLKRSPIGSAEDDSINSSFYLGMGVGFAAGFWAICGALFFNRTWRHSCFRFSDDIRDWIYVNTVIKLNWLLKS, encoded by the coding sequence ATGGGTGCCTCTGATGCAACTCATATGCTTTTCTTACTATGGTTCTTTGCTGCTACCTTCAGTTTAAGCTTCTTCAAAACAATGTCAAATGAGGTCTCTTGCAATGAAAAAGACAAGCAAGCACTTCTTAGCCTCAAACGAGGCCTCATTGATCCTTTCAACTTACTCTCATCCTGGTCTAGCCAAGAAGATTGCTGTAGATGGGATGGTGTTCATTGTGATAACAAAACTAGTCGAGTCACAGAGCTCCACCTAGCGTATACCGGGATAGGGGGTGAAATTAGTCGCTCATTGCTTGAATTAGAGTTTTTGAATTACTTGGACTTGAGTTTCAATGACTTTAATCGTACTCCTATTCCAACGTTCCTTGGCTCAATGGGTAATCTCACACATCTTGACCTCTCAGACGCCAACTTCTCTGGACTCATTCCTCATCAGCTTGGGAACCTTTCAAGCCTTTGCTATCTGTATCTTGGATCTAATTTTGATCTCTATGCAGATAATCTTTATTGGATGTCTGGTCTTTTTTCCATTCGATACATTGACCTAAGCTCAGTTGACCTTCACAAAGAAGCTGATTGGCTTCAAATAATGAGTAAGTTCTCCTCTCTTTCTGAGCTATACTTGTCCAATTGTAAGCTTGATAGTTTGAATCCATCTCTTGGATTTGTCAATTTCACATCTCTTCAAGTACTTTATCTTTCTGGAAATCATTTCAATCATGAGATACCTAATTGGTTCTCTAATCTCAGTACAAGTCTCTTAAAGCTTTACCTGGACGATAGTTCTTTGAAAGGCGAGATACCGCCTAGCATTTTCAATTTAGAGAAATTGGAATATCTATCCTTGTATCCCAATCATCTAATTGGAAAAATTCCAGAGTCATTAGGCCAGCTTAAGCATCTAACATATCTCGATCTctcttttaattctttaaatggTCCTATCCCTTTATCTGTTGGGAATTTATCTCATATGAGAACATTATCCCTCAACCAAAATCAGTTGAATGGCACCATTCCAAAGAGTCTTGGGCTTCTCTCAAATCTAGAGGAGTTATATATCCAAAATAATTTCTTAACAGGAACTATAAATGAAGGgcatttcaaaaaactatcaaaactAAAGGATCTCTCTATGTCTCAAACACAATTGTTCTTTAATGTCAATTCCAATTGGGTTCCCCCCTTTCAACTTGAGTATGTCTCCATGAGCTCAATCAAGATAGGTCCTAATTTTCCTTCATGGCTACAATCACAAAGATCCCTTGGGTTTTTGGATATGTCAACGTCAGGAATTTCAAGCAAGGCTCCAAGTTGGTTTTGGAATTGGACTTCAAATGTTGAAGCTATCGATCTATCTGACAACCACATAGAAGGGGATTTGTCGAATATTTTTCTGAATTCTACTGTTATAAATCTAAGATCTAATCACTTCAAGGGTCGCTTTCCACTATTGTCTGAAAATGTCAAAGTGCTCAATATAGCTAATAACTCATATTCTGGACCTATTTCCACTTTCTTATGCCAAAAGGTAATTAGAAAGAATAAATTAGTGGTCTTAGATGTATCAAACAATCTATTGTCAGGAGAACTTTCTCATTGTTGGAGGTATTGGAAGTCTTTGATCCATTTAAACTTAGGGAGTAATAGTCTAGCAGGTAGAATTCCCTACTCCATGGGGGCTTTAGTTAATCTCCAATCATTGCGTTTACAAAACAATAACATCTCTGGAGATATTCCTTCATCATTCAAAAATTGCTCAAATTTTGGGCTCATTGATATAGGTAATAATCATTTGACAGGGATCATACCACCCTGGATTGGAGAAATGACAAATTTGTTAGTTCTTCGTCTAAGATCAAATGAATTTAAAGGTCGTATACCTCCACAAATATGCCAACTTTCTTCTCTTAGAGTATTGGATCTTGCTGATAATAGTCTATTTGGTGTCATACCAAATTGCTTGAAAAATATTAGTGCCATGGCACTACCAGAACCCAATATTCAAGTTTTTCCTTTTGACcctttaaaatatatgtatggTTATGTATCCTACATTGAGAATCTTAAGTTGGTTCCCAAAGGTAAGGAATTGGAATATGCAAGGAATCTAGAATTTGTTAAGATCATAGACCTTTCAAATAACAACTTGTCTGGATCAATCCCTACTGAAATTTGTGTTCTTTTTGAATTAcgttttttgaatttgtctCGAAATCATTTGATGGGAAAGATACCAGAAAAAATTGGGAGCATGAAAGAGTTGGAGTCAATCGATCTCTCAAGAAATCATCTATCGGGGATAATTCCGCCAAGCGTGTCTAATTTGACATTTCTTAGTTACTTGGATTTGTCTTACAACAACTTCTATGGTAGGATTCCTTCAAGCACCCAGCTTCAATCTTTTGATGCACTCAGCTATGTTGGCAATCCTCAACTATGTGGTGATCCTCTTCCAAAAAATTGCACAATAGAGGAAGAATCTTTGAAGAGATCACCAATTGGCAGTGCTGAAGATGACTCTATAAATTCCAGCTTCTATCTAGGTATGGGAGTTGGATTTGCAGCTGGCTTTTGGGCAATTTGTGGAGCTCTCTTCTTCAATAGGACCTGGAGGCATTCCTGTTTCAGATTTTCTGATGACATAAGAGATTGGATTTATGTGAATACAGTGATAAAGTTGAATTGGTTATTGAAAAGCTAA
- the LOC142637430 gene encoding uncharacterized protein LOC142637430 isoform X2 has translation MAFLFNKFQEVVKTLAKSPTFARDPRQLQFEADINRLFLYTSYNRLGRDAGEADAEEIIEMASKASLANQQKLVQENIHAQIKSFSMYMDEILLPNSKRIGEAHELPPQPTAAPCQSGLGFAVGRHDQPTERPGTSTNEIETDSLVQYGSWIHNWFLGNLWSFLLQ, from the exons ATGGCTTTTCTATTCAACAAATTCCAAgag GTTGTGAAAACTCTTGCGAAAAGTCCTACTTTTGCTAGGGATCCAAGACAGTTACAATTTGAAGCAGACATAAATAGATTGTTTCTATATACCAG CTACAACCGTTTGGGAAGGGATGCTGGGGAGGCAGATGCAGAGGAGATCATTGAAATGGCTAGTAAAGCCTCTCTTGCTAATCAACAGAAGCTAGTCCAAGAAAACATCCATGCTCAGATTAAAAGTTTCTCCATGTATATGGATGAAATTCTTCTTCCTAATTCTAAAAGGATAGGTGAGGCACACGAATTGCCTCCACAACCAACAGCTGCTCCTTGTCAGAGTGGCCTTGGTTTTGCTGTTGGCAGGCATGACCAACCTACTGAACGTCCTG GTACCTCAACAAATGAAATTGAAACAGATAGCTTGGTCCA GTATGGGAGTTGGATTCACAACTGGTTTTTGGGCAATTTGTGGAGCTTTCTTCTTCAGTAG